The window TCTTTGAGTTGGTGCTGAGCGAGGAGGCAAAACCTGATGGTGTGAAAGGAGAAATTCCCGATGAATCAAAACCAGATATCAAAACTAAAGGATATGCTTCTGCAAGAAAAGGAAATAATCACGAAACGACTGCAGGATAATCATCATTATGGAATGGAGGAACCGCTGAACACTTCTGTTGGTGAACTTTCAGGTTATGACAACCACCCTGCCGATTTAGGCTCTGAGTTATTTGAAAGAGGGAAAGACTTAGCATTAAATGAACATAATGAACACCAGTTGGAGGAAATTATTTCAGCCTTGGATCGGTTGGAAGAAGGAACATATGGCATTTGTGTCATATGCGGCAAGGAAATCCCTTATGAACGTTTGGAAGCAGTGCCCACAACCCGTTATTGCATCGAACATCAGCCGAACAAGTTTGCATCAGAGACTAGACCAATTGAGGAACAATTTATGGCTCCGCCCTTTGGCAGACTTAGCTTCGATGAAAAGGAAAATGAAACAGAATTTGATTCAGAGGATGCTTGGCAGGAAGTAGCCCGTTTTAATGAGCTTCCCTATGTTGATTACGCCGATGTGGAGATGGAAGACAAAAGGGGCTACGTTGAACAATTGGAAGGGTTTATCGTAACCGATATTACCGGCAATCCTGCTGAATATGATGTGGTCAGAAACAATGCTTATGAGGCTTATATTGATGCCAATTATGATGAGGAAGATGAAGATGGAAATTTGGAAAGATAAAGCACAAGAGTCACTAATGTGTTTTCCCGGGAAAGCGCAGGATTTATCAAAATCAGCAACCTTCTGCCAAACTTTGTCAGTATTCGACAATGATCACATCATCCATGTCGGATGTTTGGGTAGTAAACCATGGAAGAATATGCTACAATTTCAACTGAATACAGTCGGCAGGAGGAAAACAAGTGGGATACTACATACTGGCACTCATTGTTTTTTTGTTGGATCAATTGTCTAAACTGGCAGTTGTGAAGTGGATGACCCTTTATGAATCGATTCCGATTATTGACGGATTTTTTTATCTCACATCATCAAGGAATCGTGGGGCGGCGTTTGGGATTTTGCAAAATCAACGCTGGTTGTTTATTGTGATTACCTTGATCGTTATTGGTGCTATCATTTATTACCTCCAGCACAGCTACCGTGAAAAAAGGATTTCCATTGCACTTTCCCTGATACTGGGCGGAGCCGTAGGTAATTTTGTCGATCGTTTGGTTACCGGGGAAGTAGTTGATTTTCTGGATTTTCGCTTTTTTAGTTATAACTACCCCATATTTAATTTGGCAGATTCGTTCATTGTCATTGGTGCCGGTTTGTTTATTTTGGACATGTTTCTGCAATCCCGCAGAAAAGCGGTGAACTAAGATCCAGTGGCAGCTTTGCTATTGATTAGACCTCAGTATCGGAGGATAGTCGTGAAGAATCAACCATTTGCAAGATATGATTGGATTGTCGAAGGAGATGGGGGCGAAAGAATTGATAAATTTTTGTCTCAACAGGAAGAGGTGTGGTCTCGCTCTCAAATCCAGCAATGGATAAAAGATGGCTTAGTAACGGTTAACGGCAATCGGGTGAAAAGTAATTATCGCGTGGAAGAGGAAGATGAAATCATTCTAATGGTTCCTCCACCGAAAGAATTGCTTATTAACCCTGAACCGTTGCCCCTTGATATTTATTATGAAGATCAGGATGTCATTGTGGTGAACAAACCAAGGGGGCTGGTCGTTCATCCCGCTCCGGGACATTACAGTGGAACGCTGGTGAATGGCCTGTTGTACCACTGCAAGGATTTATCCGGCATTAATGGCATTCTCCGACCCGGGATTGTTCATCGAATTGACAAGGATACCTCAGGACTGCTGATGGTGGCCAAAAATGATACGGCACATCTATCATTGTCTCAGCAGTTGAAGGATCATAAGGTTATTCGGAAATATATTGCCATTGTCCACGGGAACATCCCCCATGATAAAGGAACCATAGACGCTCCCATTGGTCGGGACCCCAAAGACCGGCAGCAGATGGCGGTTGTTTTCAAAAATAGCAAGCCGGCAGTTACCCATTTTGTGGTCCTGGAGCGATTTAAACAATATACTCTGGTGGAATTGCAATTGGAAACAGGGAGGACCCATCAAATTCGCGTTCATATGAAATATATCGGTTTTCCCTTAGCAGGTGATCCCAAGTACGGACCATCAAAAACGCTGCCGATTGATGGTCAGGCCCTTCATGCCGGGATCCTTGGTTTTAGGCATCCGAGAACCGGGGAAGATTTCATTTTTGAGGCACCATTACCCCAAGACATGGAAACTTTATTAAGGGTATTAAGGTAACCGTTTTTTCTATTGACCAATCGTAACGATTATGTCATAATCATTTTGAGGTAGAGACCTTTAAATCAGTCCCGAGAGACTGGCAAGGTACGCGAATAGGATGTTATGTGTCTATTCACTTCTTGCCAGTCTGGGTAAGAAGTTTTTTTGTGTAAAAATCACTGTAAACTATTATGATGTACACTTCATAAAGGGGAGAGAGCATGCTTCAGGAAAAGAGCATGATTTTAGATGAGGCCGCGATCCGTCGAGCATTGACCAGAATTGCCCATGAAATCTTAGAAAAAAACAAAGGTGTAGATGATTGTGTGATTGTTGGCATTCGAACCCGTGGGATTTATCTAGCCCAACGTTTAGCTCGACGAATCGAACAAATTGAGCAGGTAAAAGTACCAGTTGGAGAACTGGACATCACTCTGTATCGGGATGATTTAACTCATAAAGAAGAACAGCCGGTACTGAAGGGGACCAACATCCCTGTGGATATTACTGGAAAAAAAGTGATCTTGGTGGATGATGTATTATACACCGGACGTACGGTCAGAGCAGCATTGGATGCTTTAATTGATATGGGAAGGCCTCAGATGATTCAATTGGCGGTTTTAATTGATAGGGGCCATCGAGAACTTCCCATCAGACCTGATTATGTTGGGAAAAATGTACCGACTTCCAAAACTGAAGTCATATCTGTCCAGCTGTCTGAAGTAGATCAAATAGACAGAGTTGTGATAAATGAAAACAGTACCCTTTAAACCAGTCCAGAGAGGCTGAGAAGGGGAAGCACCACTTACCTTATGTTTTGGTTTGTGTTGTAACCTCTTTACGCCTTCGTAAAGAGGTTTTTTATAAGCTTTTCATCCATATCGAATTAGTTAAATTATAGATTCTCACGGCTAATCTTAAGGAGGTCATTTCAATGGAAAAAAACTTTGTAGATGTTCATGAAACCCCGGCCATTCAGAAGTTAGTACCACTCAGCTTACAGCATCTGTTTGCCATGTTCGGAGCGACTGTACTGGTTCCATTATTGACCGGGCTTGATGTTTCCGCTGCTCTTTTATCCAGCGGATTAGGTACATTGCTATTTCTCTTGATTACAAAGGGAAGGGTGCCCAACTATTTAGGTTCGTCCTTTGCCTTCATCGGCCCAATCATTTCAGTCTCTGCCAGTGAAGGTGTAGGAGCTGCCATGCTGGGAGCTTTGCTGGCCGGTCTAGTATATGTCATCATTTCAGCTATTGTACTAAAAAGCGGAGTGGACTTCTTAAATAAACTGCTTCCCCCCATGGTGATTGCATCCATCATTATTGTCATCGGATTAAGCTTGTCTGGAGTAGCGGTAAACTGGGCCCTAAAGGATCCGTTAAACCCTGACGTTTATTCTAATCAATCCGTGGAAGTTGCCTTCGTTACCCTTATTGTAACCGTGGTCTCCATGATATTCTTCCGTGGGTTCTTCTCAGTGATTCCCGTACTGACAGGTATGATAGTCGGATATATTTACTCAATCATTCGATTCCCTCAAATGATCGATTTTCAGATTGTAAAGGAAGCTTCCTGGTTTATCAAACCAATAGATATGTTTGACAAGCATATGCTTACGACCGAACTGTTGGCAGCAATGTCTAATCCGGGTGCTTGGATTGCGGCGTTAGTGATCGTACCTGTCGCTTTGGTAACTTTGGCAGAGCATATCGGTCATCTATTAGTAACCGGAAACGTCATGGACAGGGATTTGATGAGGAAGCCAGGACTACACCGTACCCTGTTGGGGGATGGATTGGCTACATCGCTGGCTGCCTTTATTGGAGGACCTCCCAATACCACCTATGGCGAAAACATTGGCGTATTGGCCATTACCCGGGTGTACAGCAGAAACGTGATCGGATTGGCAGCCATCTTTGCTATCATATTTGCCTTCATTGGGAAAATTGGTGCGGTTTTAATGACAATTCCCAAACCTGTTCTTGGCGGAGTTACCATCATCCTATTCGGAATTATTGCTGCTCAAGGGGTAAGAATGTATGTTGAAAACCAAATAGACTTTTCCAATAAAAGAAACATGGTCATCTCAGCCATTATTCTCGTAACGGGTATTGGAGGCTTCAGATTGGAGTTTCCCGAAATTACGATACAACATATTGTCGCCAACCTAACCATCGATAACATTGCCATGGCTACCTTCTTGGGAATTGTTCTCCATGCCGTATTGCCCGGTAAGGAATCAGCCTATGGCAGCAAACAGAATGAAGGAAATCAAGCTGCTCAAAAAGCTTCATAGTCCTTAATCATCATCAACCTAGAATTATAGCCTTTAAATCAATCCCGTGAGATTGGTAAGGGTATCATCTAGAGAAATTTTCGGCTGCTCCCTGACTGCTTACGGTGGGGAGCTTTTTCTTTAGGTCAGTTGGGCAAATGGAAATCATTAGTACCGATTCTGAAAATGAGGAGAGGATTTGCATGAAACATCTGTTGGGAATAAAGGGATTGGATACATGGGAAGTGGAGGAGATCTTAGAAAGGGCAGCCTACTGGGCAAACCGTCCAGCAGAACGAAGCCAGGCTTTGTCTGGAACCTTTGTGGCAAACCTGTTTTTTGAACCCAGCACTAGAACCCGATTATCCTTTGAGGTCGCCGAGAAAAGACTAGGTGCCGATGTCCTTCAGTTTCGTGCTGAAACCGCCAGCACCCAAAAAGGAGAAACTCTCTATGACACTCTCAGGACGTTAGAGTCCATGGGTGTAGAAATAGCGGTTATTCGACATCCGGAAAGCTATATCCTGGAACCGCTGGCCAAGCAAGTGAAGATTTCCCTTATTAATGCCGGAGACGGATGGAACGAGCATCCTACTCAATGTCTGTTGGACCTGCTGACCATTAAACAGCACTTTGGTCAATTTGAGGGGCTAAAGGTTGCCATCATCGGAGATATTCTTCACTCCAGGGTCGCACGTTCCCACCTTTCCATCATGCCTCAACTGGGAATTTCATTAGTCTTTAGCGGTCCCGATCATCTGATGCTCGAGGAAAAGGAATTTCATCATAAGGCCCGGGTTGTTGATATGGATGAAGCGGTTACCCAATCTGATGTGGTCATGATGTTAAGGGTTCAGCGTGAGCGCCATCATGGGGGACTGATCTTGACCCCACAGGACTACCATTTCTCCTATGGATTAACGGAGAAACGGGCGCGACAGATGAAAAAAGGAGCAGTCATCATGCATCCTGCTCCGGTGAATCGTGATGTTGAAATTGCCAGTTCATTGGTTGAATGTGAAAAATCACTGATACAGAAACAAGTAGCCAATGGTGTGGCTGTTCGAATGGCGGTATTGGAAAGATGCAAACAGGGAGGTAGTAAAGGATGGGCATTCTCTTCAAAAACGCTCATGTGCTAAGGGATCATGAACAGCAAAAATTAGATGTGCTGATCGAAAATGGAAAGATTAAACAGATTAATCGAGCAATTTCTGAGGGAGATCATGAAGTGATTCCTTTAAATGGAAAGCTTCTTCTTCCAGGATTTGTTGATATGCATGTCCATCTGCGTGAGCCGGGATTCGAAGGAAAGGAAACCATTGCAACCGGAACATTGGCAGCAGCAAAAGGCGGATTTACAACTATCGCGTGCATGCCCAATACAAAGCCGGTCATTGACTCTTCAGAAGTCGTTCAGTGGATCAAGAATAAAGCAAGAGAAGTAGGAAACGTGCGGGTACTTCCGATTGGGGCGATCACCATCAGGGAATTGGGAAAAGAACTCACCGATTTCTCTTCCTTGAAAGCGGCAGGAGTCGTGGCCTTATCAGATGACGGGGTAGGCATCCAGGACGCAGCCATGATGAAAGAGGCCATGAATCAGGCGGCAAAAATAGGGCTCTCTATTGTTGCCCATTGCGAAGATGATTCACTGGCAAAGGGAGGATGTGTTCATGAAGGGGTTTTTTCTCGGAAGTTTGGATTAAAGGGAATCCCTTCTGAAGCAGAATCGATTCATATTGCAAGGGATGTCCTGCTGGCTGAAGCTACTGGGGTTCATTATCATGTCTGCCATATCAGCACCAAGGAATCGGTCAGGGCTGTCAGGGAGGCAAAGAAAAATGGAATCTATGTAACGGCAGAGGTAAGCCCCCACCATTTGTTGTTATGTGATGAAGATATTCCGGGATTGGATCCCAATTACAAAATGAATCCTCCCTTAAGGGGAAAAGAAGATCGGGAAGCATTGATTGAAGGACTGATCGATGGCACGATCGATATCATTGCCACTGATCATGCCCCCCATATGAAAGAAGAAAAAGAGAGGGGTATGGAAAAGTCCCCCTTTGGCATCGTCGGATTGGAGACGGCCTTTCCACTGCTCTATACCCATTTGGTCGAAAAAGGAATCATCTCACTTGCCAAATTGGTTGATCTGGTCACAGTAAGACCTGCCCAACTGTTTCAACTTCCATGGGGAAAACTTGTTGAAGGGGCTTCAGCCGACTTGACGGTTGTTAATCTGGCCAAAGAAAAGGAAGTAAACCCCAGTGAATTTGCTTCAAAGGGCAAAAATACCCCCTTTACCGGTTGGAAGCTACAAGGCTGGCCTGAATTCACGATGGTCGAAGGGAAAATCATCTGGAATGAACTGGAGAGGAGAGAGGCTTAACATGAATACCAAAAACGATCATCAATTGAATGA is drawn from Microaerobacter geothermalis and contains these coding sequences:
- a CDS encoding TraR/DksA C4-type zinc finger protein, which produces MNQNQISKLKDMLLQEKEIITKRLQDNHHYGMEEPLNTSVGELSGYDNHPADLGSELFERGKDLALNEHNEHQLEEIISALDRLEEGTYGICVICGKEIPYERLEAVPTTRYCIEHQPNKFASETRPIEEQFMAPPFGRLSFDEKENETEFDSEDAWQEVARFNELPYVDYADVEMEDKRGYVEQLEGFIVTDITGNPAEYDVVRNNAYEAYIDANYDEEDEDGNLER
- the lspA gene encoding signal peptidase II; the encoded protein is MGYYILALIVFLLDQLSKLAVVKWMTLYESIPIIDGFFYLTSSRNRGAAFGILQNQRWLFIVITLIVIGAIIYYLQHSYREKRISIALSLILGGAVGNFVDRLVTGEVVDFLDFRFFSYNYPIFNLADSFIVIGAGLFILDMFLQSRRKAVN
- a CDS encoding RluA family pseudouridine synthase translates to MKNQPFARYDWIVEGDGGERIDKFLSQQEEVWSRSQIQQWIKDGLVTVNGNRVKSNYRVEEEDEIILMVPPPKELLINPEPLPLDIYYEDQDVIVVNKPRGLVVHPAPGHYSGTLVNGLLYHCKDLSGINGILRPGIVHRIDKDTSGLLMVAKNDTAHLSLSQQLKDHKVIRKYIAIVHGNIPHDKGTIDAPIGRDPKDRQQMAVVFKNSKPAVTHFVVLERFKQYTLVELQLETGRTHQIRVHMKYIGFPLAGDPKYGPSKTLPIDGQALHAGILGFRHPRTGEDFIFEAPLPQDMETLLRVLR
- the pyrR gene encoding bifunctional pyr operon transcriptional regulator/uracil phosphoribosyltransferase PyrR, encoding MLQEKSMILDEAAIRRALTRIAHEILEKNKGVDDCVIVGIRTRGIYLAQRLARRIEQIEQVKVPVGELDITLYRDDLTHKEEQPVLKGTNIPVDITGKKVILVDDVLYTGRTVRAALDALIDMGRPQMIQLAVLIDRGHRELPIRPDYVGKNVPTSKTEVISVQLSEVDQIDRVVINENSTL
- a CDS encoding uracil-xanthine permease family protein; this encodes MEKNFVDVHETPAIQKLVPLSLQHLFAMFGATVLVPLLTGLDVSAALLSSGLGTLLFLLITKGRVPNYLGSSFAFIGPIISVSASEGVGAAMLGALLAGLVYVIISAIVLKSGVDFLNKLLPPMVIASIIIVIGLSLSGVAVNWALKDPLNPDVYSNQSVEVAFVTLIVTVVSMIFFRGFFSVIPVLTGMIVGYIYSIIRFPQMIDFQIVKEASWFIKPIDMFDKHMLTTELLAAMSNPGAWIAALVIVPVALVTLAEHIGHLLVTGNVMDRDLMRKPGLHRTLLGDGLATSLAAFIGGPPNTTYGENIGVLAITRVYSRNVIGLAAIFAIIFAFIGKIGAVLMTIPKPVLGGVTIILFGIIAAQGVRMYVENQIDFSNKRNMVISAIILVTGIGGFRLEFPEITIQHIVANLTIDNIAMATFLGIVLHAVLPGKESAYGSKQNEGNQAAQKAS
- a CDS encoding aspartate carbamoyltransferase catalytic subunit, which produces MKHLLGIKGLDTWEVEEILERAAYWANRPAERSQALSGTFVANLFFEPSTRTRLSFEVAEKRLGADVLQFRAETASTQKGETLYDTLRTLESMGVEIAVIRHPESYILEPLAKQVKISLINAGDGWNEHPTQCLLDLLTIKQHFGQFEGLKVAIIGDILHSRVARSHLSIMPQLGISLVFSGPDHLMLEEKEFHHKARVVDMDEAVTQSDVVMMLRVQRERHHGGLILTPQDYHFSYGLTEKRARQMKKGAVIMHPAPVNRDVEIASSLVECEKSLIQKQVANGVAVRMAVLERCKQGGSKGWAFSSKTLMC
- a CDS encoding dihydroorotase; translated protein: MGILFKNAHVLRDHEQQKLDVLIENGKIKQINRAISEGDHEVIPLNGKLLLPGFVDMHVHLREPGFEGKETIATGTLAAAKGGFTTIACMPNTKPVIDSSEVVQWIKNKAREVGNVRVLPIGAITIRELGKELTDFSSLKAAGVVALSDDGVGIQDAAMMKEAMNQAAKIGLSIVAHCEDDSLAKGGCVHEGVFSRKFGLKGIPSEAESIHIARDVLLAEATGVHYHVCHISTKESVRAVREAKKNGIYVTAEVSPHHLLLCDEDIPGLDPNYKMNPPLRGKEDREALIEGLIDGTIDIIATDHAPHMKEEKERGMEKSPFGIVGLETAFPLLYTHLVEKGIISLAKLVDLVTVRPAQLFQLPWGKLVEGASADLTVVNLAKEKEVNPSEFASKGKNTPFTGWKLQGWPEFTMVEGKIIWNELERREA